From a region of the Gimesia sp. genome:
- a CDS encoding cadherin repeat domain-containing protein, producing MQKREKILAAIFGTIILVWLGMPVINSTFIEPVQTRQNQLKVLNQQIDQKENKELELLRSARQLGDWVAHSLPPDEHDAQRLYLEWLSDLAELSGITNLKLSPGRRIREGKTYIAIQVSLEGTATYAQLAQFLLHFYQTDLRQNIINLELDSTGTAKADQLELKLTAEGLALSKARPREQLFPRTRLSESLNFDATSLKLNGAEEFPNETPFRVRINQEFLTVNAIKGDNWTVTRGASQTVPARYDAGTPVELAPMNQTAEGSTKLQQPLTQDAQLLKVLSDRYFPSGESFLIKIDNEILNVSSRSSTEWTVQRGVLDTRPASHNKGAAVTQVPEYLQALYDYQKIADNSPFAKPVPDKVYQLELRDIGKQTLIRGSSLDLSLPLAGINPSQSAPKISVKSDLPGIVAQAGKLQWAPATEQKTGTFPVTITATQGDQKVERTFEIEFLEKNTAPQLESVTTVTAYQTRPLTLQVKATDSDQPAQRLTFELESGAPEGMQINAQTGELTWTPSVATEMKEYPVTVKVTDSGIPSASSTQKLTVKVTLDDAFFTFLTGSIELDGRRIAWIRNRATNEKREVKEGDSIEVADLHAVVKTITDQHIVLEIDGKPWMLSLGENFRSLRNLASVPVLN from the coding sequence ATGCAGAAACGAGAAAAAATACTGGCTGCGATTTTTGGGACCATCATTCTGGTCTGGCTCGGGATGCCTGTGATTAACAGCACCTTCATCGAACCGGTTCAGACACGGCAGAATCAACTTAAGGTATTGAATCAACAGATCGATCAGAAGGAGAACAAAGAACTGGAACTGCTCCGCTCTGCCCGACAACTGGGTGACTGGGTGGCGCATAGTCTCCCTCCAGACGAGCATGACGCGCAGCGTCTTTACCTCGAATGGTTGAGCGATCTAGCGGAACTCTCGGGTATTACCAATCTGAAACTCTCACCCGGGCGGCGGATTCGAGAAGGAAAAACCTATATTGCGATTCAGGTGTCGCTGGAAGGGACTGCAACCTACGCTCAGCTCGCTCAGTTTCTGCTGCACTTCTACCAGACAGATTTACGTCAGAACATCATCAATCTGGAATTGGACAGCACCGGGACAGCAAAAGCAGATCAACTCGAATTGAAGTTAACCGCGGAAGGGCTGGCGCTGAGTAAAGCCAGGCCGCGCGAACAGCTGTTTCCGCGTACCAGGCTGTCTGAGAGTCTGAATTTTGATGCAACCAGTCTGAAGCTGAATGGGGCTGAGGAATTCCCGAACGAAACGCCGTTCCGCGTGCGGATTAATCAGGAATTCCTGACAGTGAATGCGATCAAGGGTGATAACTGGACAGTTACCCGTGGTGCCAGCCAAACGGTACCGGCGCGCTACGATGCAGGGACTCCGGTCGAACTGGCTCCCATGAATCAGACAGCAGAAGGAAGTACGAAGCTGCAACAGCCTCTGACCCAGGATGCTCAACTGCTCAAGGTTCTGTCGGATCGCTATTTCCCCTCTGGCGAGAGCTTCCTGATCAAAATTGATAACGAAATTCTGAATGTGAGCAGTCGTAGTTCAACAGAGTGGACTGTCCAGCGTGGTGTGCTTGATACCAGACCAGCCTCGCATAACAAAGGAGCGGCTGTAACTCAGGTGCCGGAATACCTGCAGGCATTGTATGACTATCAGAAGATCGCTGATAACAGTCCTTTCGCCAAACCGGTTCCTGATAAGGTCTATCAACTGGAACTCCGCGATATTGGGAAACAGACTCTGATCAGAGGTAGCTCCCTGGATCTGTCCCTGCCTCTTGCAGGGATCAATCCCTCACAGTCAGCACCGAAGATTTCAGTCAAATCAGATTTACCCGGCATTGTGGCCCAGGCTGGAAAACTGCAATGGGCACCGGCAACAGAACAGAAGACCGGAACGTTTCCCGTGACTATCACTGCCACTCAAGGCGATCAGAAAGTTGAGAGAACGTTCGAGATCGAGTTTCTGGAAAAAAATACCGCCCCTCAACTGGAATCGGTAACTACTGTGACGGCATACCAGACGCGCCCCTTAACGCTCCAGGTAAAAGCGACCGACTCGGATCAACCTGCTCAGAGACTGACGTTCGAATTAGAGTCAGGTGCTCCCGAGGGTATGCAGATCAATGCTCAGACAGGTGAGTTGACCTGGACGCCGTCCGTTGCGACAGAAATGAAAGAATACCCTGTGACAGTCAAAGTTACCGATTCCGGGATACCGTCTGCGTCCAGCACACAGAAGCTGACAGTCAAGGTCACGTTGGATGATGCATTTTTTACATTTTTAACAGGCAGTATCGAACTGGACGGCCGTCGAATCGCCTGGATCCGCAATCGCGCTACCAATGAAAAACGAGAAGTCAAAGAGGGGGATTCAATCGAAGTTGCAGATTTACATGCGGTTGTGAAAACGATCACTGATCAACACATCGTTCTGGAAATAGACGGAAAGCCCTGGATGCTCTCTCTGGGAGAAAATTTCAGATCTCTGCGAAACCTGGCCTCGGTTCCCGTGTTAAATTAG